The proteins below are encoded in one region of Pomacea canaliculata isolate SZHN2017 linkage group LG7, ASM307304v1, whole genome shotgun sequence:
- the LOC112568762 gene encoding beta-1,3-galactosyl-O-glycosyl-glycoprotein beta-1,6-N-acetylglucosaminyltransferase-like isoform X1 has translation METIRYERNRLHEGVCWRPGGVGSFETSPQRPACSSHEKDITRLAKNCRNFVRVYGFIMNFLTEEERNFSIAYSILVFKDAHQVTQLLQAIYRPQNVYCIHVDQKADQSYRDTMAAIADCFHNVFLTSRSVDVRWGTFTVLEPELICMKDLWHFKKWKYFINLTGQEFPLRTNFELVRILTAYNGANDVESIVKRANKERWASAGPTPHGIILVKGAVHIAVNRDFVDYVLHSPVAQDFLNWTRRVHIPDETFFASLNHNPQLGIRGSYKGYPETDPVTKPFLTRFKNWGDYPCAEGNWIRDICILSTGDLPLLDKRPEMFANKFYQDYSRVALECLHQRLYNHMRDEFLGMMEFDTSYYQNVSFVKNMVTVEKTN, from the exons ATGGAAACCATACGATATGAAAGAAATAGACTGCATGAAGGTGTTTGCTGGCGACCAGGAGGAGTTGGCTCGTTCGAAACAAGTCCACAAAGACCTGCCTGCTCTTCCCACGAGAAGGACATAACCAGGTTGGCCAAGAACTGCCGCAATTTTGTGCGGGTGTATGGGTTCATAATGAACTTTCTGacagaggaggaaagaaactttTCTATTGCCTACAGCATCCTGGTATTTAAAGATGCTCACCAG GTAACGCAGTTGTTACAAGCCATATATCGGCCTCAGAACGTCTACTGTATCCATGTCGACCAAAAGGCGGACCAGTCCTACCGTGACACAATGGCAGCCATAGCTGACTGCTTCCACAATGTCTTTCTCACCTCACGAAGTGTGGACGTTCGGTGGGGGACCTTCACTGTGCTGGAACCAGAACTGATCTGCATGAAAGACCTGTGGCACttcaagaaatggaaatatttcatcaaCCTGACGGGGCAGGAGTTTCCGCTGAGAACCAACTTTGAGCTTGTTCGTATTTTAACGGCGTACAACGGGGCCAACGACGTAGAGAGTATCGTGAAAAG GGCTAACAAAGAACGGTGGGCATCAGCAGGCCCTACTCCTCACGGCATCATCCTAGTGAAGGGGGCAGTGCACATCGCTGTCAACAGGGACTTCGTGGACTACGTTCTCCACAGTCCAGTCGCTCAAGACTTTCTCAACTGGACTCGACGTGTACATATACCCGATGAGACGTTTTTCGCCTCCCTCAACCATAACCCTCAGCTTGGCATCAGAGGTTCTTATAAAG gctACCCGGAGACAGATCCAGTAACCAAACCATTTCTAACTCGATTCAAGAATTGGGGAGACTATCCTTGTGCTGAAGGAAATTGGATTCGCGACATCTGTATTCTGTCCACGGGGGACCTGCCTTTACTGGACAAGCGCCCAGAGATGTTTGCCAACAAGTTCTACCAGGACTACAGTCGTGTGGCACTGGAGTGTCTACATCAACGACTGTACAACCACATGAGGGACGAGTTCTTAGGCATGATGGAGTTTGATACAAGTTATTATCAAAACGTATCTTTCGTCAAAAATATGGTGACTGTGGAAAAGACAAACTAG
- the LOC112568762 gene encoding beta-1,3-galactosyl-O-glycosyl-glycoprotein beta-1,6-N-acetylglucosaminyltransferase-like isoform X2 produces the protein MLTRKVTQLLQAIYRPQNVYCIHVDQKADQSYRDTMAAIADCFHNVFLTSRSVDVRWGTFTVLEPELICMKDLWHFKKWKYFINLTGQEFPLRTNFELVRILTAYNGANDVESIVKRANKERWASAGPTPHGIILVKGAVHIAVNRDFVDYVLHSPVAQDFLNWTRRVHIPDETFFASLNHNPQLGIRGSYKGYPETDPVTKPFLTRFKNWGDYPCAEGNWIRDICILSTGDLPLLDKRPEMFANKFYQDYSRVALECLHQRLYNHMRDEFLGMMEFDTSYYQNVSFVKNMVTVEKTN, from the exons ATGCTCACCAG GAAGGTAACGCAGTTGTTACAAGCCATATATCGGCCTCAGAACGTCTACTGTATCCATGTCGACCAAAAGGCGGACCAGTCCTACCGTGACACAATGGCAGCCATAGCTGACTGCTTCCACAATGTCTTTCTCACCTCACGAAGTGTGGACGTTCGGTGGGGGACCTTCACTGTGCTGGAACCAGAACTGATCTGCATGAAAGACCTGTGGCACttcaagaaatggaaatatttcatcaaCCTGACGGGGCAGGAGTTTCCGCTGAGAACCAACTTTGAGCTTGTTCGTATTTTAACGGCGTACAACGGGGCCAACGACGTAGAGAGTATCGTGAAAAG GGCTAACAAAGAACGGTGGGCATCAGCAGGCCCTACTCCTCACGGCATCATCCTAGTGAAGGGGGCAGTGCACATCGCTGTCAACAGGGACTTCGTGGACTACGTTCTCCACAGTCCAGTCGCTCAAGACTTTCTCAACTGGACTCGACGTGTACATATACCCGATGAGACGTTTTTCGCCTCCCTCAACCATAACCCTCAGCTTGGCATCAGAGGTTCTTATAAAG gctACCCGGAGACAGATCCAGTAACCAAACCATTTCTAACTCGATTCAAGAATTGGGGAGACTATCCTTGTGCTGAAGGAAATTGGATTCGCGACATCTGTATTCTGTCCACGGGGGACCTGCCTTTACTGGACAAGCGCCCAGAGATGTTTGCCAACAAGTTCTACCAGGACTACAGTCGTGTGGCACTGGAGTGTCTACATCAACGACTGTACAACCACATGAGGGACGAGTTCTTAGGCATGATGGAGTTTGATACAAGTTATTATCAAAACGTATCTTTCGTCAAAAATATGGTGACTGTGGAAAAGACAAACTAG
- the LOC112568763 gene encoding beta-1,3-galactosyl-O-glycosyl-glycoprotein beta-1,6-N-acetylglucosaminyltransferase-like, with translation MKLFAGDKEELIRSREIKSTSPASEAETVRMMARNCGDFQQEYGFIMSSLTEEEENFPIAFSILVFIDAYQVIQLLQAIYRPQNVYCIHVDQKADQSYRDTMAAIADCFHNVFLASRSVAVEWGTFTVLEPELICMKDLWPFKKWKYFINLTGQEFPLRTNFELVRILTAYNGANDVESIVKRANKERWASAGPTPHGIIPVKGSVHIAVNRDFVDYVLHSPVAQDFLNWTRRVDVPDETYFATLNHNPQLGIRGSYKGYPETDRVTKPFLTRFKNWGDYPCAEGNFNRDICILSTGDLPLLDTRPEMFANKFYQDYSRVALECLHERLYNHTRDEFLGMMDFNASYYQNVSFVKNMVTVEKTKW, from the exons ATGAAACTGTTTGCTGGAGATAAGGAAGAGTTAATTCGCTCTAGAGAGATCAAGAGCACAAGTCCCGCTTCAGAAGCAGAGACCGTTCGCATGATGGCCAGGAACTGCGGAGACTTTCAGCAGGAGTACGGTTTCATAATGAGCTCTCTgacagaggaggaagaaaacTTCCCAATAGCCTTCAGCATTCTTGTATTTATTGATGCCTACCAG GTAATACAACTATTACAAGCCATATATCGGCCTCAGAACGTCTACTGTATCCATGTCGACCAAAAGGCGGACCAGTCCTACCGTGACACAATGGCAGCCATAGCTGACTGCTTCCATAATGTCTTTCTCGCCTCACGAAGTGTGGCCGTTGAGTGGGGGACCTTCACTGTGCTGGAACCAGAACTGATCTGCATGAAAGACCTGTGGCCCttcaagaaatggaaatatttcatcaaCCTGACGGGGCAAGAGTTTCCACTGAGAACCAACTTTGAGCTTGTTCGTATTTTAACGGCGTACAACGGGGCCAACGACGTAGAGAGTATCGTGAAAAG GGCCAACAAAGAACGGTGGGCATCAGCAGGCCCTACTCCTCACGGCATCATCCCAGTGAAGGGGTCAGTGCACATCGCTGTCAACAGGGACTTCGTGGACTACGTTCTCCACAGTCCAGTCGCTCAAGACTTTCTCAACTGGACTCGACGTGTAGATGTACCCGATGAGACGTATTTCGCCACCCTCAACCACAACCCTCAGCTTGGCATCAGAGGTTCTTATAAAG gctACCCGGAGACAGATCGAGTAACCAAACCATTTCTAACTCGATTCAAGAATTGGGGAGACTATCCTTGTGCTGAAGGAAATTTTAATCGCGACATCTGTATTCTGTCCACGGGGGACCTGCCTTTACTGGACACGCGCCCAGAGATGTTTGCCAACAAGTTCTACCAGGACTACAGTCGTGTGGCACTGGAGTGTCTACATGAACGACTGTACAACCACACGAGGGACGAGTTCTTAGGCATGATGGACTTTAATGCAAGTTATTATCAAAACGTATCTTTCGTCAAAAATATGGTGACTGTGGAGAAGACAAAATGGtaa